From Pseudomonas sp. LS1212, the proteins below share one genomic window:
- the ctlX gene encoding citrulline utilization hydrolase CtlX has product MQTTNTVLMIRPTRFAFNPDTAVNNRFQQPLLDPERAQQKALEEFDGYVQTLRENGVEVLVVQDTPAPHTPDSIFPNNWWSSHADGSLVLYPMEGQNRRLERNKGVLQVLEQRFAIRTTIDLSTLEQQNIFLEGTGSMVLDRENRISYACHSGRTHVDALRQFAERLDYRICAFHAVDRHQAPIYHSNVMMSVGRELSVVCLQALPEEAERQALQRSLHDTGKDILALDYDQLEAFAGNMLEVHDKDGQPLLVMSRSAWQSLLPAQRQHVERHTRPVVVNIDHIERIGGGSARCMLAEVHLPTRN; this is encoded by the coding sequence ATGCAAACAACAAATACCGTCCTGATGATCCGCCCCACGCGGTTCGCCTTCAACCCGGATACCGCCGTCAACAATCGCTTCCAACAGCCATTGCTGGACCCTGAACGGGCGCAGCAAAAAGCGCTGGAAGAGTTCGACGGCTATGTCCAGACCCTGCGCGAGAATGGCGTTGAAGTGTTGGTTGTGCAGGACACGCCAGCACCACATACCCCGGACTCGATCTTCCCCAACAACTGGTGGAGCAGCCATGCCGACGGCAGCCTGGTGCTCTACCCCATGGAAGGCCAGAACCGTCGCCTGGAGCGCAACAAGGGTGTGCTGCAGGTACTCGAACAGCGTTTCGCCATCCGCACCACCATCGATCTGAGCACCCTGGAGCAGCAAAACATCTTCCTGGAGGGCACCGGCAGCATGGTCCTGGACCGGGAAAACCGGATCAGCTACGCCTGCCATTCCGGTCGCACCCACGTCGATGCCCTGCGTCAGTTCGCCGAGCGGCTGGACTACCGCATCTGTGCCTTCCACGCGGTCGATCGCCATCAGGCGCCGATCTACCACAGCAACGTGATGATGAGCGTCGGTCGCGAGCTTTCCGTGGTCTGCCTGCAGGCACTGCCTGAAGAAGCCGAGCGCCAGGCGCTGCAACGCTCCCTGCACGACACCGGCAAGGACATCCTGGCGCTCGACTACGACCAGCTCGAAGCCTTCGCCGGCAACATGCTCGAAGTGCACGACAAGGACGGCCAGCCCCTGCTGGTGATGTCGCGCAGTGCCTGGCAGTCGTTGCTGCCGGCCCAGCGCCAGCATGTGGAACGTCACACCCGGCCGGTGGTGGTGAACATCGACCATATCGAACGCATCGGCGGCGGCAGCGCCCGCTGCATGCTCGCCGAAGTCCATCTGCCGACGCGCAACTGA
- a CDS encoding alpha/beta hydrolase, which yields MDFDAGAALLVAGAQDHPATGRGELDGIAPAYVALAGFDPLLNEGRAYAQRLQAHGVGLHVAYTKAWCMTFCACRW from the coding sequence ATGGACTTCGATGCGGGTGCTGCCTTGCTGGTTGCTGGCGCGCAGGATCACCCGGCCACCGGGCGGGGTGAACTTGATGGCATTGCCCCGGCGTATGTTGCCCTGGCGGGGTTCGACCCGTTGCTCAATGAGGGTCGCGCCTATGCGCAACGCTTGCAGGCCCATGGCGTGGGCCTGCATGTCGCGTATACGAAGGCCTGGTGCATGACTTTCTGCGCATGTCGATGGTGA